The Deltaproteobacteria bacterium region AGGAGATGCGTAGGCACATGGGGCGGATGGAAAGATCTAAGGAGAACATAAGCTTTGGGAAGATCTCGGGCGCCGTGGGTACTTTCGCCAACGCCCCCCCCTCTGTGGAACAATATGCGTGTGAGAGGTTGGGGCTGAAACCCGCCCCTGTCTCCTCCCAGATCATCCAGCGGGACAGGCATGCCGAGTTTTTCACTACCTTGGCACTGCTCGCCTCTTCCATAGAGAAGTTTGCCCTAGAGATCCGCCACCTGCAACGCACCGAGGTCTTGGAGGCCGAAGAACCCTTTGCCGAGGGGCAAAAGGGCTCCTCAGCCATGCCACACAAGAGAAACCCCATCGGGGCGGAAAACCTCTCAGGGTTGGCCAGAGTGGTGAGGGCCAACTCCTTGGCCGCCATGGAGAACATCCCCCTCTGGCACGAAAGGGACATCAGCCACTCGTCGGTGGAGAGGGTGATCGCCCCGGACAGTACTATCCTGGTAGATTATATGTTGGCTCGGTTCACCCATATCTTAAAAGGGCTCCAGGTATACCCCGAGCGGATGACGGAAAATTTAGAGCTGACCAGAGGACTCATCTTCTCTCAACAGCTCCTGCTGGCCCTTATCAGAAAAGGAGTCTCACGGGGGGATGCCTACCAATGGGTACAGAGAAATGCCATGCAGGCGTGGAAGAAAGGGAAGGACTTTCAACGCTTGGTTACAGAGGATAAAGATGTCGTAAATATCCTGAGCAAAAAAGAGATAAATGGCATTTTCGACTTGAACATTCACCTCAAGTATGTTAATGAAATATTTGAAAGGGTGTTTTATTCTAATTCTTAAAGGAGGAGTCATGTCCGCACGCATTATCACCCTCATCATCCTTATCATCATTATCCTCATCTATGTCTTATACAACACACAACCGGTAGAGGTGAAGTTCCTCTTTTGGGAGGCCCAGATCTCCAAGGCCCTGATCACCTTGGGGTCATTCCTGGCTGGGATCATCCTGGGATTGGTCGTGGCCAAGATCGACCAGTTCAACAAAGCAAGGAGAGAAAAGGCGCTACAAAAACAGCTAGAGCAAGAAGGGAGGTGAGAGGGTATGACTGCCTTAGCATTGATTATCGCCATCATCGCCTTGATTATCGCCATCTTCGCCTATCAAAAGGTGGGGGGGGTAGCTGACCTGAAGAAGCAGACCGAGGTCCTCAGCAATATAGGAGAGGCCATCGTCAAGGCTACCAATTCCCTGCGGGAAAAGACGGCCGACGTCCTGGACAAGATGGAGGCGGCCTTGAGGGCCAAGGAGACAAAGGCTGGCAAGAAAAAAGAAGAGAAAGAGGGATAAGGGAAAGATATCTCTAAGGGGTGAAGGACAAGCTAGACCGGAGATTGAGAGGGCCTATTCGCAAAAGGAGGGAATAGGCCTTTTTATGTCCTTTTTGGGGCCAGAGGGATGAAGGATGAAAGAGGTCTTGGAAAAGATCGCCCACAGGGTAAAAGAGGAACCCTTCGCTCAGCTCCTCGGTATGGAGTTGAAGGATATCGGTGTGGGGCGCTCCATCGTGGAGATGACCTTTCGCCCAGAGATGCAGAACATCCACGGAATGGCCCATGGGGGGGCAATATTCGCCCTCATTGATGAGGCCTTTGAAACGGCCTCCAATTCCCACGGGACAGTGGCTATCGCCTTGAATATGAATATCACCTATATAACTCCCCCCACCTTGGGGTCTACTCTGCGGGCCGAGGCCCAAGAGATAAGCCTAACTCGCCGCACCGCCTCCTATCTCATCAACGTGACTGATGCGGATGGACAACTGGTAGCCACCTGCCAGGCCTTGGTATACAGAAAGAGTGAAAAACTCCCCTTTATGGAGGAGGAAAAAGGGGATCGATAGAGATGGGGGGGCAAATCAGGGGGATAAAGAGGACGAAAATAGTCTGCACTATCGGGCCTGCCAGCAGTGACCCCGGTGTCATGGAGGAGATGATCAGAGAGGGGATGGATGTGGCCAGGCTCAACTTCTCCCATGGAAATCGTCAGGGGCATGGGGAAAAGATAAAACAGTTAAAGAGATTGAGCAAAAAGTTGGGGAGGCCTGTGGCCATCCTCCAAGATCTCGGAGGTGGAAAGGTGAGGGTGGGGGAGATCAAAGGGGGAGTGATATATCTGGAGAGTGGGGCAACCCTCACCTTAACCAGCAAGCGGACAAAGGGGACTGCGAATAAGATATCTGTAAATTACCCTGGGCTGGCAGAGGATGTAAGGAAAGGGGATACCATCTTGTTGGCAGATGGTACCCTGGAGCTCAAGGTGATGGCAGTTGAGCCCCCAGAGGTCAGATGCCTGGTGATTGTGGGAGGAGAGCTAAGCTCCCATAAAGGGGTCAATATGCCCAGTGGGGAATTAAGGGCGCGGGTCTTGACTGACAAGGACAAGGAAGACCTTCTGTTCGGTGTGGAAGAGGAGGTAGACCTCATTGCCCTCTCTTATGTCAGGAACCGAGAGGATATCCTGGAGGCCAAGGAGGTCTTGAGATCTAAGGGGGCCGATATCCCCATCATCGCCAAGATCGAGAGACATGCGGCCCTAAAACATATTGAGGAGATCATGGAGACGGCTGACGGGATCATGGTGGCCAGGGGTGATTTGGGGGTGGAGATACCCCTGGAGGAAGTCCCTTTGATACAGAAGGAACTGATCAAGAGGGCCAATAGTGCCGGAAAACCCGTGATCACAGCTACCCAGATGTTGAGGTCGATGGTGGGAAACCCCCGTCCTACCAGGGCAGAGGCTTCAGATGTGGCCAACGCCATCTTCGATGGCACTGATGCCGTCATGTTATCGGAGGAGACCGCTACGGGGAGATATCCCGTAGAGGCGGTGAAGTTCATGGTCCTGATGGCCCAGGCAGCAGAGAGGACCTTCCCCCATAAGGTCTTTCTTCTCCCTAAACCATACCAGAGTGGGGAGATCGCCGACTCCATGAGCCATGCCGCCTGCCTCCTGGCAGAGGACCTAGGGGTAGCCGCAATTATTACACCGACCAGGACCGGAAGGACGGCCAGGTTGGTCTCCCGTTATCGACCCCGCTACCCCGTACTCGCCTTTAGTCCCGAAGCATCCACGGTGAGGAGGCTTATCTTATCCTGGGGTGTGTTTCCCATTCTCGTACCCGAGTTCAACAACGCAGAGGAGATCGTGGGCAAGGGGATAACCGCTGCCCTCCAAAGGGGTTGGGTAGAGAAAGGCCAGCGGGTGGTGGTCACTGCTGGGACCCCGGTAGACCTTCCAGGGACCACCAATCTGATCAAGGTGGAGGAACTCTGAAGTTCAGGGGATGGATTTTCCTATCCTCATCGTCCTTATGAAATTTGTCGTCACTATCTTCACCAAGCGTGCCCCCAAGAGAAAGGATTCTAGGGGTTTAGGATTCCAGTGAAAACACTTGAATCCTTGAACCCTGCATTTATTCCCCCTGAATCCCCTCAATTTCACCAACTAAATGGGAGAGGATCCTTATTTGATGTACTTGAAACAGATATTGATATGATCCTCGGGCATCTTTTTGGTGACATGGCTCACTACGATACAAAGGATAAAGGAGATGGGGAGGGCAACTATGTTGGGGTCCACAAATTGCAGCTTCCACATCCCGGACATGGACGGGTAGTTGGCTACCAGGTTGACCTTACCGAAGAGGGCCGTACAGACCCCGAGGGTCTTGGACCCCTTGTAGTGGATGGAGACCAGCCAGAAAAAGCTGATACAGAACCCCCCCACCATGCTGGTAAGGGCCCCTGCTTTAGTGGCCCCTTTCCAATAGAGCCCCAAGAAGTACGTGGGTAAGAAGGAGGCCCCGCACAACCCGAAGAAGAAGGCGGTGGCGATGGCGATGATACTGGGCGGCAACAGAAGCCCCCAGAGGATGGTGGCTATGATGGTCAGCGTCACCCCAATCTTGGTGCTGAAGACCTCTCCTGCCCTCCTCAACCCAAGGGCCTTGCCATAGAAGTCCCTGCCCAAAGAGGTACCACCTACATGGTATTGAGAGCCCAGGGTGGACATGGAGGCCACCAATATCCCCAACAGGAACAGGGTGCCAAACCACGTGGGCATCACTTTGTCGATATAAATGGGGATGATCTTGTCGATGTTCCCCCTGGCCATGGCCACGGAGATCTTTCCAAACTTCTGTGCGAAGACGGCATTGGTCAAGGAGCCGACAATGAAGGCGGTTCCGGTCATGGCCAGAATGAAGATACCCCCCACCAGCATGGCCCTGTTTAGCCCCCGGTTCGATCTTACCGTCATAAGCCTCATTGCCAGCTGGGGATGGGCCAGTACCCCAATCCCCACCCCGTAGATAATGGTGGAGTAGACAATCCACCAGAGGGGGGTGTCAAACTTCATCCCGGCGGTCCACCCCATGTGCCCTCCTTTGACCAATTTCTCAGGGACCATATGGGTGATGTCCGTGAGGGCCTGATGGGCAGGGATGATCCCTCCGAGGAGGCTATAGGTCCAGATACAAAGGATCATCATCATGATAAACATAATAGTCCCCTGGAAGGCATCAATATACAACACCGCCTTGAGTCCCCCAAAGATGACGCATAAGACCAGAATCAGGGAGAAGGTCAGAAGCCCCATGGCATAAGGGATATGGAGATAGACCTCAATGAAACGGGAGATTCCGATGAGGATCGCCGCCGCATAAACAGGGATGAAGAGAAAGATCACCATTGCGGCAAAGCCCTGAACAAACCTGGATTGATATCTCTTCCCCAACACCTCAGGAAAGGTGTGCGCATTGAGGGCCACCCCCATGCGTCTGGTCCTCCTGCCGAAGAAGACAAAGGCGATGAAGATCCCCACAAAGACATTCAGGAAGGTCAACCAGAGGAGGGGGAAACCGAACAGCGCCGCTGCCCCCCCAAAACCGATGATGGCCGAAGTACTGATAAAGGTCACCCCATAAGAGGTGGCCATCACATATGGGTGTGTCTCTCGACCAGCGATCATATAATCGCTGGTCGTCTGCGCCTTCTTCCACCCCTTGTAACCGAGATAGGCCACGATGACGATGTACGTTACCGCAATCATTATACTGAGAACCATTTTCCCTTCCTTACCCGTTGCATTGAACTTCAGTCGAGATCTTTACAGTAATTTGTCCTCCATGGCCTTTCCCCCTCTCTCCCATTCCATCCGCGCCTTGAACTCCTTACCGGTGGGCTCCTCATCTTTGTTCCACATGATCAAACCATAGATAATACAGAATAGAGCAGCAAAGACGCAACCAATATAGGCACACGCCATCTCAATGCTAGCAAACCCTAACATCACCTCATCTCCTCGAAAACCGTTGTTTAACCCCCTCAATTATCTTTCTTCTACCCTATTTGATTGTAAAAATCAAAAGGGGAAAGAATCCTCAACCGCCTTTATTCAATTTGTCACATGTCAAGGGCAGACCCCTCATCTTTTTCCCCTCATCTTTTTTCTTGTCATACGATACCTTTCCTTTTGTCAAAATTTTTGATGAAGAAATCACCCATAGACATGCGTTCTGCAATTTCACTTGGTGTTTTAACGACAAAATCCATTGGTACAGGTCTACCCTAGAATAACCGACTTACCCGGATTCTCCGTTTTGCTGGTCTTTCACTACTCTCCATAATGATGAGTAGATCTAAATCGCTGTCTTTCCCAGGTCTTCCATAGGCATGTGGCCCAAAAAGAAAAATCTTCTCTGGTTTCAAAGTCTGAACAATTTTATCAGTGATCTCTTTTAAAAATGCCTCTGTTACGGGTAGAGGTGTATACTCATACTTTGCCATCAACATTATCCTTTAAGGCAGATATCGGACATGGTGTTAATTGTTATCCCCATCCAAGTTTTTCATTAAAAAAGAGGCTTTCACCAGTTGGTGAAAATCGTCTCCTTTTTCCAATATGGGAGTGGATATGGCACAATCTTTCATCCAGTATTTGAACCCATGTTCCACCACCCTTGGTCATTGGCATTTAGTGGATTGCCTTGTCCTTGGGCATTCTTTTCAGTTGATTAACGAGGGCATTCCAGTACACCTGGTAGAGGCGAAGAAAACTGCCCATTTCTGTTTTCTCCAAAAAGTCTAATTTGCTCATAACGGGCTGAAGATACCAAGAAGGACCTTTGGCTAGGAATTCTTCATTTGGTGCCTTGAGAGTCCTCAGAATGCTCTCCTTAATCTCCGGGAATAGGTCTGTTCGGTCGTATTTGGCCAGTAGTCGCCTTATGCCTACCTCTGCTTCTCTCTCATCTGAGATGGCTTCCCGATATCTGAACAGCTCTTCATCCCTTTTATCGGCTTCCTCCGCCTGTTTTCTCATCTCTTCCGCTATGGGAAGATGACACTTCTTAAATTTCTTGCCGGATCCGCATGGACAGGGTTCGTTGCGGCCGATACGGTGAGCATTTTCAAGCAGATAGGATGTAAACTCGGCTTCTAGGGTCTGACGTTCTTCTTCTTTCCAACGTTCTTGCCGTCCTTGAATAGACTCTTCATGATAAAATGATTCAATGTCAATGAAATGGCTAGGAATCTTAGGTCTTTTTAGGAATTCTTCAATATCATCTGGGGTAACCGTCTCCAGATCGATCTCTCCACGATCAAATAGGTTGTCAAAGACAGGTCTTAGATCGGTCCTTCCGATTAAAGCCAAATCAGCAACAAGGTTCCCCCTGTTCTCAGGATCCAAGTTGGGGTCCATAATCATTTCAACAAAGGCATCTTCTATCCGCTTCCTTGTTTCAGGAAATTTCTCGTATAGATTCCAGATGGATGACGATATTGTCAACATGCAAAAGTTATTCTTAGGGGTCTTCAGGGTATTAATAAGCTTTGGGAGGGTACTCGGACCGATAAGCGAAAAACACTCTGGCAGTGCTTCCCAAATCCAGTCTATGTCATACTGATCAGCCAGAGATAATGCTCCAAGTAGGGCATCAATTCCACCTTGATCTTTTAGTATGCCTATTAAATGGACAGCATGGACTACTCCCCAGAATGCCTTACCTCTTTTTCTATAGTTTTTGGGATCTGTAATAATACTCCTCAATATAGGAAGAATACCCTTTCTCCTCTTTCTGGCCTCTGCCAGAAATACCTCTCCTAAGCGATCCTCTTCTGTGAAAATAAGATTTACAAATTCCTCATCCGAAAGATTTTCCATGGAGATCCCTTCTTATTCAAAGGTATATACTTTTCTAATGTCATATTAATGTCTTATCTCCTGTACTTCAATCTTCTGGCAAGGTAGCATAATCTTGTGAAAATTTCCAGATGCACATGCCGTTCCTCGACTAAGTTTTTATAAGTGGGAAGGAAGTGATCAGTCCGAAAAGTTCTAATTCAGCCTGACCGAGACGACCTTGGACACTCCTGGGGTCTCCATGGTGACCCCATAGAGGGCATCAGCTATCTTCATGGTACCCTTGTTGTGGGTGATAAGGATAAACTGGGATTGTTCGCTCATCTCCCTTAAAATAGTGGCAAAACGATCTATATTGGCATCGTCCAACGGACTATCTATCTCATCCAAGAGACAAAAGGGGGTGGGTCGCAGCAAAAAGAGAGCAAAGATAAAGGCGGTGGCCGCCAGGGCCTTCTCTCCACCAGAGAGGAGATCCACGCTTTTGAGCCTCTTGCCTGCCGGCTGCATGAAGATGTCAACCCCTGGCTCTGGAGATGATTCATCGAGGACAAGTTCACCCCGCCCACCGTCGAACAGTCTGGGAATAAGTCCTTGAAATTCTTTGCTCGCCCTGGCAAAGGTCTCTCTGAAACGCTTGGTCGAGGTGCGGTTTATCTCGGCGATGGTCCTGCCTAAAGTGGCCAAGGATTTTTGCAGATCCTCTTTCTGGGCCTCGAGAAATTCATGCCTCTTTTTCAAATCCTCATATTCCTCCACTGCCCCCGGGTTGACCTCGCCCAACCTCTCCACCTTAATCCTTAGTTCGGCAAGCCTCTTCTCAGCTTCCTCCCTCTCTACGGTGGGATAATCTCCTTTCTTCATCAAAGAGGCCAAGGAGAGGCCATAACGCTCCTGTATCCTCTCAGCCAGGTGCCTCATCTCCATCTCTATTTGGGAAAGCCTGACCCCCTGTTGGGCAATGGACTCCTGGATCTCCTTCAATTCCGCCCGCAAACCCTTCAGAGAGGCCTCCCGTGCAGAGATCTCCCCCCTGAGCCCTTTGACCTTTTCCCCCTCCCCCTCCAGGGACTTAGTCTTATGGTCCCTCGCGGCGATCAATCGTCCCAGAGACTCTCTTACTACCTTTTCCGCCTCGATGGCAGCCTGGATGCGTGCCTGTACTTCCTTTAGCTGCCCCTCCTTCCTCCTTTGCTGAGCGGAAAGGGAGACCCCCGCCTTTTCCAACTCTTCCATGCTGCGCAAAAGGCTTTTCTCTCTCTCCTGGAGGGAGGCCAGCTGAACTCGCAGCCCGGTCACCCCTTCCCTCAATTTATCTCTCTCCCCCCAAATCCCGAGCAACATCCCCCTCAACTTTTCGATATACCCCTCCTTCTCCTCCTTTGTCTTTCTGCAATCTTCTATTTGGGCGAGGGCAGTTTTGATCTCCTCATGCAGTTGCGCCGTCTCCATGTCGATCTGGCCCAGCTCGAATCTCAACACCTCCCCCTTTCTCTTGATAGCCAGAAGGTCCCGCTTGACATCCTCCACCTCCCCTTTTACCCTAACCTCCTCCCTCTCCAGCTCATATCCTTCCTCCCTCAGGGTCTCTAAGCTTCCCTTGGCCACCACGGCCTTCTCCCTCAGTTCATCTAACCCCTGGTTCAAACCCTGGTACTCCATCTCCTTGTGGGTGACGGCCTTCTCTGTCTCCTTGATCTCCCTCTTCCTGGTGAGAATACCCGAGAGGGAGGTATCCCAGCTCCCTCCCGTAAGTATCCCGGTCCTGTCCAATAGCTCTCCCTCCAAGGTTACAAAGACCCCACACCCTGGCCTTTCCGCCTCCATAATCCCTGCCAGATCCCTGAACAGCCATACTCCGTCTAAAAGGGCCTCCAGCAGGGGTCTATACCCTCCTTTTACCTTCACAAATTCCAACAAAGGGCCGAGGAATTGGGGATTCCCTTTCTCC contains the following coding sequences:
- the purB gene encoding adenylosuccinate lyase; this encodes EMRRHMGRMERSKENISFGKISGAVGTFANAPPSVEQYACERLGLKPAPVSSQIIQRDRHAEFFTTLALLASSIEKFALEIRHLQRTEVLEAEEPFAEGQKGSSAMPHKRNPIGAENLSGLARVVRANSLAAMENIPLWHERDISHSSVERVIAPDSTILVDYMLARFTHILKGLQVYPERMTENLELTRGLIFSQQLLLALIRKGVSRGDAYQWVQRNAMQAWKKGKDFQRLVTEDKDVVNILSKKEINGIFDLNIHLKYVNEIFERVFYSNS
- a CDS encoding LapA family protein; translation: MSARIITLIILIIIILIYVLYNTQPVEVKFLFWEAQISKALITLGSFLAGIILGLVVAKIDQFNKARREKALQKQLEQEGR
- a CDS encoding PaaI family thioesterase, producing the protein MKEVLEKIAHRVKEEPFAQLLGMELKDIGVGRSIVEMTFRPEMQNIHGMAHGGAIFALIDEAFETASNSHGTVAIALNMNITYITPPTLGSTLRAEAQEISLTRRTASYLINVTDADGQLVATCQALVYRKSEKLPFMEEEKGDR
- the pyk gene encoding pyruvate kinase, yielding MGGQIRGIKRTKIVCTIGPASSDPGVMEEMIREGMDVARLNFSHGNRQGHGEKIKQLKRLSKKLGRPVAILQDLGGGKVRVGEIKGGVIYLESGATLTLTSKRTKGTANKISVNYPGLAEDVRKGDTILLADGTLELKVMAVEPPEVRCLVIVGGELSSHKGVNMPSGELRARVLTDKDKEDLLFGVEEEVDLIALSYVRNREDILEAKEVLRSKGADIPIIAKIERHAALKHIEEIMETADGIMVARGDLGVEIPLEEVPLIQKELIKRANSAGKPVITATQMLRSMVGNPRPTRAEASDVANAIFDGTDAVMLSEETATGRYPVEAVKFMVLMAQAAERTFPHKVFLLPKPYQSGEIADSMSHAACLLAEDLGVAAIITPTRTGRTARLVSRYRPRYPVLAFSPEASTVRRLILSWGVFPILVPEFNNAEEIVGKGITAALQRGWVEKGQRVVVTAGTPVDLPGTTNLIKVEEL
- a CDS encoding sodium:solute symporter family protein, which codes for MVLSIMIAVTYIVIVAYLGYKGWKKAQTTSDYMIAGRETHPYVMATSYGVTFISTSAIIGFGGAAALFGFPLLWLTFLNVFVGIFIAFVFFGRRTRRMGVALNAHTFPEVLGKRYQSRFVQGFAAMVIFLFIPVYAAAILIGISRFIEVYLHIPYAMGLLTFSLILVLCVIFGGLKAVLYIDAFQGTIMFIMMMILCIWTYSLLGGIIPAHQALTDITHMVPEKLVKGGHMGWTAGMKFDTPLWWIVYSTIIYGVGIGVLAHPQLAMRLMTVRSNRGLNRAMLVGGIFILAMTGTAFIVGSLTNAVFAQKFGKISVAMARGNIDKIIPIYIDKVMPTWFGTLFLLGILVASMSTLGSQYHVGGTSLGRDFYGKALGLRRAGEVFSTKIGVTLTIIATILWGLLLPPSIIAIATAFFFGLCGASFLPTYFLGLYWKGATKAGALTSMVGGFCISFFWLVSIHYKGSKTLGVCTALFGKVNLVANYPSMSGMWKLQFVDPNIVALPISFILCIVVSHVTKKMPEDHINICFKYIK
- a CDS encoding nucleotidyltransferase domain-containing protein codes for the protein MAKYEYTPLPVTEAFLKEITDKIVQTLKPEKIFLFGPHAYGRPGKDSDLDLLIIMESSERPAKRRIRVSRLF
- a CDS encoding SEC-C domain-containing protein translates to MDPNLDPENRGNLVADLALIGRTDLRPVFDNLFDRGEIDLETVTPDDIEEFLKRPKIPSHFIDIESFYHEESIQGRQERWKEEERQTLEAEFTSYLLENAHRIGRNEPCPCGSGKKFKKCHLPIAEEMRKQAEEADKRDEELFRYREAISDEREAEVGIRRLLAKYDRTDLFPEIKESILRTLKAPNEEFLAKGPSWYLQPVMSKLDFLEKTEMGSFLRLYQVYWNALVNQLKRMPKDKAIH